CACCTGAAAGGAAAAAGGGATCGGCCCGACGGGCACCGACAGCGGCCCGAGCACGCACATCAGCGCCGTCATCGCCGCGATCGCCGCCATGTTTCTGACATGATTCTTCTCCATTGTTATTGTCTTCACTCCGTCTCCGCGAAAATGTGCAGCGCCCCGATCATACGTCCGGCCGGATCAATTGTCAATCATAAATATATTAAATGGTGACAATTAATGAACAAGCCCCGATCTTTCGGCACGGACGAAGCGTCTTGAGCGAAGGCGCGAAACGTGGCATAATTTGTCTCTGCGGAAGAAATCATTTTGATCGAAGAGGGTTTTCCATGGACGAGATGAACGAACTGTACTATCGGCTCCCCTACGTGAAGGAATTCGACGCCGTCGTCACCGGCTGCGTGCCCGGCAAAAGCGGCTTCGAAGTGACGCTCTCGCAGACCGCCTTTTACCCCGAAGGCGGCGGCCAGCTCGCCGACAGCGGCTTCATCGGCGAAGCGTCCGTCGGCGACACGCGCCGCCGCGGCGGCGACATCATCCATTACGCCGACCGGGCGCTGCAAGTCGGCAGCACTCAGCACTGCGGCATCGACTGGCAGAAGCGCTTCGATCACATGCAGGCCCATTCCGGCGAGCACATCGTCTCCGGCCTGATCCACAGGCGCTTCGGCTACGACAACGTCGGATTCCACATGGCCGCCGACAAAGTCACGGTCGATTTCAACGGACTGATCAGCGAAGAGCAGCTCGCCGAACTGGAGCGCGAAGCCAACGCCCGCGTTTACGACAACCTGCCCGTGCGCGTCGCGTTTCCTTCGCCGGAAGAACTGGCGGCGCTCGATTACCGCAGCAAAAAGGAGCTGAGCGGCGCCGTGCGCATCGTCGAATTCCCCGGCGTCGACCGCTGCGCCTGCTGCGGCACCCACGTGGAGCGCAGCGGCGAGATCGGCCTGATCAAGTTCGTCTCCATGGCTCATTACAAAGGCGGCGTCCGCATCGAAATGCTCTGCGGCCGTCTCGCCATGCAG
This sequence is a window from Pyramidobacter sp. YE332. Protein-coding genes within it:
- a CDS encoding alanyl-tRNA editing protein; protein product: MDEMNELYYRLPYVKEFDAVVTGCVPGKSGFEVTLSQTAFYPEGGGQLADSGFIGEASVGDTRRRGGDIIHYADRALQVGSTQHCGIDWQKRFDHMQAHSGEHIVSGLIHRRFGYDNVGFHMAADKVTVDFNGLISEEQLAELEREANARVYDNLPVRVAFPSPEELAALDYRSKKELSGAVRIVEFPGVDRCACCGTHVERSGEIGLIKFVSMAHYKGGVRIEMLCGRLAMQDYARKNEQEREIGRIFSAKPYETVEAVRQYVAAAEAAEARASELARRYFELRAAQLPAGGGLLIDFEEGFKPVELRRFCDALVAGGKAKTAAVLSPAENNGKKGWNYVICAGAPVLREAVKTLNKELNGRGGGDPTLVQGTFFAGRAEIERALEATFR